A window of Candidatus Poribacteria bacterium contains these coding sequences:
- a CDS encoding type II toxin-antitoxin system VapC family toxin, which yields MNQNGKYLLDTNILIAMLADDMIIHTPDEMQNAPKVSLPSPAIGELYYGARKSNRPIENLTKVNRLTQRFPLISCDLETAQWYGIIKERLRRKGRPIPNNDIWIAAIALQYDLILVTRDAHFDEVESLQTERW from the coding sequence ATGAATCAGAATGGTAAATATCTGTTGGACACCAACATTCTTATTGCTATGTTGGCCGATGATATGATAATCCACACTCCAGACGAAATGCAAAATGCTCCTAAAGTGTCTTTGCCTTCGCCAGCAATTGGTGAGCTCTACTACGGTGCCCGGAAATCAAATAGACCTATAGAAAATCTCACAAAAGTCAACCGGCTTACGCAGCGATTTCCACTCATCTCTTGTGATTTGGAAACAGCACAGTGGTACGGAATCATCAAAGAACGGCTGCGAAGGAAAGGTAGACCCATCCCGAATAATGATATTTGGATTGCAGCAATTGCTTTGCAATATGATTTGATTCTCGTCACACGAGACGCACACTTTGATGAAGTCGAATCTCTACAGACAGAACGTTGGTAG
- a CDS encoding dihydrolipoamide acetyltransferase family protein produces MAVELKMLQMDQTMTKGKIGKWLVKEGDTVTEGQPLLEIETDKVVHEQESPTDGVIAHILAEEGTNVPVNALLAVIGAPGEEVPRVAADTAVAQQEPEPEEPAQPVQPKPTPSPTTVAPKASPAARQLAEKLAINLTEVTASGPGGRILEGDVQRYIDLRGPMPTETARLKASPLARRLAKEHGVDLSSIAGSGPDGRIVRDDVLQAASTAPEISAAEAPALQQAAEVIAMDGIRGIIAERMTLSVQTNASVTLHTEADATAFVELRGMLNDKLQAREVSITYTDLLVKVVANALREHPRLNATLTDEGIHLLSEINIGVAVALEDGLVVPVVRDADKARLSELSTQVKDFAERARGNQLTPGELQGGTFTITNLGNFGIDAFTPIINPPESAILGVGRILKKPVVHEDEIVVRSMLALSLTFDHRVIDGAPAAQFLQTVSGYIQDPYLLLV; encoded by the coding sequence ATGGCAGTTGAATTGAAGATGCTTCAGATGGATCAGACGATGACCAAGGGGAAAATCGGGAAATGGCTTGTTAAGGAGGGCGATACTGTCACGGAGGGGCAACCTTTATTGGAGATTGAGACTGATAAGGTTGTCCATGAACAGGAATCGCCTACCGATGGTGTTATTGCCCATATCCTTGCTGAAGAAGGCACCAATGTTCCCGTCAACGCGCTGCTCGCTGTTATCGGGGCACCCGGTGAGGAAGTCCCACGCGTCGCGGCAGATACCGCGGTGGCACAGCAAGAACCGGAACCAGAAGAGCCGGCACAACCCGTACAGCCGAAGCCAACACCATCACCGACCACTGTTGCACCAAAAGCCTCCCCAGCAGCACGCCAACTCGCTGAGAAACTCGCTATCAACTTGACCGAAGTCACTGCCTCTGGCCCTGGCGGACGGATCCTTGAGGGCGATGTTCAGCGGTATATCGACTTAAGGGGACCGATGCCAACCGAAACGGCGCGCCTAAAAGCATCTCCGCTTGCACGGCGATTAGCGAAGGAGCATGGTGTTGATCTCAGTTCAATTGCGGGTTCCGGCCCCGATGGCAGAATCGTTCGGGACGATGTGTTACAAGCTGCAAGCACAGCACCAGAAATCTCTGCTGCAGAGGCTCCGGCACTTCAACAGGCAGCAGAAGTCATCGCTATGGACGGCATCCGTGGAATTATCGCAGAACGGATGACCTTGAGTGTTCAGACGAATGCCAGCGTCACGCTTCATACCGAAGCCGATGCAACGGCATTTGTTGAATTACGCGGGATGCTCAACGATAAACTACAGGCAAGGGAGGTAAGTATTACCTACACCGATTTGCTTGTAAAGGTTGTGGCAAATGCTTTGCGGGAACATCCACGACTCAATGCAACACTCACGGATGAAGGGATACACCTATTATCAGAAATTAACATTGGGGTGGCAGTCGCACTGGAGGATGGGTTGGTAGTCCCGGTCGTCCGAGATGCTGACAAAGCGCGGTTATCGGAGCTTTCAACGCAAGTAAAAGATTTCGCTGAACGGGCACGGGGTAATCAGTTGACACCCGGAGAACTTCAAGGCGGGACTTTTACGATTACGAATCTCGGAAACTTTGGGATTGATGCGTTCACACCGATCATCAATCCGCCGGAGAGTGCGATTCTTGGGGTGGGACGGATTCTGAAGAAGCCGGTTGTTCATGAAGATGAGATTGTTGTTCGGAGTATGCTGGCACTAAGTCTGACGTTCGATCACCGGGTTATAGACGGCGCGCCTGCAGCGCAGTTCCTGCAAACGGTTTCCGGTTATATTCAAGACCCGTATTTGTTGTTGGTGTAG
- a CDS encoding Gfo/Idh/MocA family oxidoreductase, which yields MAKRTCLMIGGSGMAGGWIHNFTSNFSDRIEIIGLADVNTDVLAAQGEALGLSTSQLFTDFNEACAEVKADFCGVATPPQFHSPAAIAAMENGMPVICEKPIADTLDAAKAMVRTAQKTGLPCAIIQNYRYADNKQELIRIRDEGRLGRLQHIVGRYACDYRRYLSWGKAWRHDMDFGLLFEGSVHHLDMLRFLSGGDCDTLIGFGWNPEWSSFKHYSSGFYMMRMDNGVHTSYEGNSSSAGIINCWNSEHYRAEFEEGAVEIAGGNQMTIHRVSGETEVYEAPAIPYHAHQHLFDEFLNWLDGGEPSDTRIEDNIKSFVLVIAAMETTLDGQPKQIADYLSDLDH from the coding sequence ATGGCAAAACGAACATGTTTGATGATTGGCGGCAGTGGTATGGCCGGTGGCTGGATCCACAACTTCACCAGTAATTTCAGCGATCGGATTGAAATCATTGGATTAGCAGACGTGAATACAGACGTTCTCGCAGCACAAGGCGAGGCGTTAGGACTCAGCACCTCACAACTCTTCACAGACTTTAACGAGGCATGTGCAGAGGTCAAGGCAGATTTTTGCGGTGTGGCGACCCCACCCCAATTTCACAGTCCGGCAGCGATTGCCGCTATGGAAAACGGGATGCCCGTTATCTGCGAAAAACCGATCGCGGACACTTTAGATGCAGCAAAAGCGATGGTACGTACCGCGCAAAAAACGGGGTTACCGTGTGCTATTATCCAAAACTATCGCTATGCCGATAATAAGCAAGAATTGATTCGCATTCGTGATGAAGGCAGATTGGGACGACTCCAACATATTGTAGGCAGATACGCGTGCGATTACCGTCGCTACCTCTCGTGGGGAAAAGCATGGCGGCACGATATGGATTTCGGACTCCTTTTTGAAGGTTCTGTTCATCATCTGGATATGCTTCGATTTCTTTCTGGCGGCGATTGTGATACTTTGATCGGATTTGGCTGGAACCCCGAATGGTCAAGTTTTAAACATTATTCAAGCGGCTTCTATATGATGCGGATGGATAACGGGGTCCACACCTCTTATGAGGGCAACAGTTCCTCCGCAGGCATCATCAATTGTTGGAATTCCGAACACTATCGCGCCGAATTTGAAGAAGGTGCCGTCGAAATCGCAGGCGGAAACCAGATGACTATCCATCGTGTCAGTGGTGAAACGGAAGTCTATGAGGCACCAGCGATCCCTTATCACGCACATCAGCATCTGTTTGATGAGTTCCTGAATTGGCTTGATGGGGGTGAACCTTCTGATACGCGGATTGAAGACAATATCAAAAGTTTTGTGCTTGTCATCGCCGCGATGGAGACGACCCTTGATGGACAGCCGAAGCAGATTGCCGATTACCTCAGCGACTTAGACCACTAA
- a CDS encoding gamma carbonic anhydrase family protein produces the protein MLIEYEGITPNVDPSAFVAPGAMLIGDVTIGEESSIWFNSVLRGDLEPIHIGCRTNVQDGTVIHMDKEIPCVIGDDVTIGHGAILHSCTIGNEALIGMGAILLTGSVIGERAIVAAGTLVREGQEIPAGTVAMGVPAKVRREATEAELERVRHGKDDYILRGKLMQKSTLTSQ, from the coding sequence ATGTTGATAGAATACGAGGGTATAACACCAAATGTGGATCCGTCAGCCTTCGTCGCTCCAGGGGCGATGCTTATTGGTGATGTAACAATTGGTGAAGAATCAAGCATCTGGTTTAACAGCGTACTCCGCGGAGATTTAGAACCGATCCACATCGGGTGTCGCACCAATGTTCAAGATGGTACGGTAATACACATGGATAAAGAGATTCCGTGCGTTATCGGCGATGACGTTACGATTGGTCACGGTGCCATCCTCCACAGTTGTACGATTGGCAACGAAGCACTGATTGGGATGGGTGCGATTCTTTTGACGGGTTCGGTAATTGGCGAGCGTGCAATTGTCGCCGCTGGCACACTTGTCCGTGAGGGACAGGAGATTCCAGCCGGGACTGTCGCAATGGGCGTCCCCGCGAAAGTTCGACGTGAGGCGACCGAGGCTGAACTTGAACGCGTCCGGCACGGTAAGGACGATTACATCCTGCGTGGCAAATTAATGCAAAAATCTACTTTGACATCTCAATAG
- a CDS encoding ABC transporter ATP-binding protein, translated as MINLLELTKYFGKLCAVDALTLQVDAGEIFGFLGPNGAGKTTTINMLTGLLHPTSGTATLGGYDIQEQSLQAKAILGLMPDTPQLYEALTGRQFVRMIADLYEVPPRQAENEMAILLEQLELADAANDQIKGYSYGMQKKILLISLLVHHPKILFLDEPTSGLDPRSARTVREILRERCEQGCTVFMTTHILEIAERICDRVGIISKGRLIAVGTLSELQQKKRDLRAQSADVNQQTETLEDIFLDLTAE; from the coding sequence ATGATTAACCTCTTGGAGTTGACGAAATATTTCGGCAAGTTGTGTGCCGTTGATGCACTAACATTGCAGGTAGATGCCGGTGAGATTTTTGGATTTCTCGGGCCCAATGGTGCAGGGAAAACGACGACAATCAATATGCTCACAGGCTTACTCCATCCGACATCCGGTACCGCAACGCTTGGCGGGTACGATATTCAGGAGCAGAGTCTACAGGCAAAAGCGATTCTCGGACTGATGCCGGATACGCCGCAGCTTTATGAGGCACTAACGGGTAGGCAGTTTGTCCGTATGATTGCCGATTTGTATGAGGTGCCACCGCGGCAAGCCGAGAATGAGATGGCAATCCTACTTGAGCAGCTTGAACTCGCCGATGCCGCTAATGATCAGATTAAAGGGTATTCCTACGGCATGCAGAAGAAGATTCTGCTGATCTCGCTCCTCGTGCATCATCCGAAAATCCTATTTCTTGATGAACCTACCAGTGGTCTGGATCCGAGAAGCGCGCGCACCGTCAGGGAAATTTTGCGCGAACGCTGTGAACAGGGTTGTACCGTCTTTATGACAACGCATATCCTTGAAATTGCCGAACGGATCTGCGACCGGGTTGGTATTATCAGTAAAGGGCGGCTTATTGCTGTTGGAACGCTCTCGGAATTACAGCAAAAGAAGCGAGACCTCCGAGCGCAGTCCGCCGATGTCAATCAGCAGACAGAAACATTAGAGGATATTTTTCTTGATCTAACGGCGGAATAG
- a CDS encoding PspA/IM30 family protein, with the protein MKGLKEISEQIREGITQFMEAADGSESLIDKVILDMKKRVAAAKDLIATAIAEEQRLKRAYQDAIDTAETWGKRADAALQKEDHGRASEARQHKQQYQCLADDYKRQIDAQEAVVVRLKTALHEFYHQFQDAVKRAETLCQRQKQADTRAKLYKLLFDEIGNDVSKVFKQAEQRLKTTEAEAKMWEDKSCQTTTETEMTGDNFNLDQAIADLKEDVLGSDRK; encoded by the coding sequence GTGAAAGGACTTAAGGAAATTTCGGAACAGATTCGAGAGGGGATAACCCAATTTATGGAAGCAGCAGACGGTAGCGAGTCCCTTATTGATAAAGTTATCCTTGATATGAAAAAACGGGTCGCTGCGGCAAAAGATCTCATCGCTACAGCGATCGCAGAGGAGCAGAGACTCAAACGCGCCTATCAAGATGCTATTGATACCGCGGAAACATGGGGCAAACGAGCAGACGCCGCTTTGCAGAAGGAAGACCACGGACGCGCAAGCGAAGCACGGCAACATAAACAACAATATCAGTGCCTTGCAGACGATTATAAACGCCAGATTGATGCTCAAGAAGCAGTTGTTGTCCGTCTCAAGACTGCCCTTCATGAATTTTATCACCAGTTCCAAGACGCAGTGAAACGTGCTGAAACCCTCTGCCAACGCCAGAAACAGGCAGATACGCGTGCGAAGCTCTATAAGTTACTGTTTGATGAAATTGGGAACGATGTGTCCAAAGTCTTCAAACAGGCGGAGCAGAGATTAAAAACGACAGAAGCCGAAGCAAAAATGTGGGAGGACAAGAGTTGCCAGACGACTACCGAAACGGAAATGACGGGAGACAACTTCAATCTGGACCAAGCAATCGCAGACCTCAAAGAGGATGTCTTGGGCAGTGATCGAAAATGA
- a CDS encoding site-specific DNA-methyltransferase: protein MINHRLYYGDNLAILQEYIPDEKVNLIYIDPPFNTGKHQQRTEIEVKQDTQGDRVGFQGKAYRTRKGKTTRYTDRFESSDAYLQFLRLRFEEAYRVLHPHGSFFLHIDYREVHYCKVMLDGIFGRASFMNEIIWAYDYGGRAKSWWSPKHDNILWYAKNPKHYTFNFEEMDRIPYMAPGLVGKEKAARGKTPTDVWWHTIVSTSGNEKTGYPTQKPLGVLNRIVKVHSSPDSTLLDFFAGSGTFGEAAALHDRSSILIDNNIPAIRCIMNRLEAYGIELVNADYEALSTHAIE, encoded by the coding sequence ATGATTAACCATCGTCTCTATTATGGCGATAACCTTGCGATTCTTCAGGAGTATATTCCTGATGAAAAGGTCAACTTGATCTATATTGATCCGCCGTTTAATACAGGAAAACACCAGCAACGCACAGAGATTGAGGTCAAACAGGATACCCAAGGCGATCGCGTCGGGTTTCAAGGCAAAGCATACCGGACCCGCAAAGGCAAAACCACGCGCTATACCGATAGATTTGAGAGTTCAGATGCTTACTTGCAGTTTTTACGTCTTCGTTTTGAAGAGGCGTATCGGGTACTGCATCCACACGGCAGTTTTTTTCTACATATTGATTATAGGGAGGTGCATTACTGTAAGGTAATGCTTGATGGAATCTTCGGGCGCGCGTCATTTATGAATGAGATTATCTGGGCTTACGATTACGGAGGGCGCGCAAAATCGTGGTGGTCACCTAAACACGACAATATCTTATGGTACGCTAAAAATCCTAAGCACTATACCTTCAATTTTGAAGAGATGGATAGGATTCCATATATGGCACCCGGTTTGGTCGGGAAAGAAAAGGCAGCACGCGGTAAAACACCAACCGATGTCTGGTGGCATACCATCGTCAGTACCAGTGGGAATGAAAAAACTGGGTATCCGACACAAAAACCGCTCGGGGTTCTTAATCGCATCGTTAAGGTACATTCATCACCAGATAGCACGCTTTTAGACTTTTTTGCTGGTAGTGGTACATTCGGCGAAGCCGCTGCGCTACATGATCGATCCTCAATTTTAATTGATAATAATATCCCCGCAATTAGGTGTATCATGAATAGGTTAGAGGCTTACGGGATTGAACTCGTTAACGCTGATTACGAGGCGCTCAGCACGCATGCAATAGAATAG
- a CDS encoding AarF/ABC1/UbiB kinase family protein, with product MRILNLNRKLKSAKRLPEIVSVFARHGFGHIISQIFERGRTTRFRFKKVLVPKVRDDAHPQKKPKWWHLGRKKKGSDHSPSATLLSVPERLRLAFEELGPTFIKLGQVLSTRVDILSELVGQEEALTWITEFQKLQQHAQPFDFSEVRTTIETEFKRPLEEVFGTYEQHPFAAASIAQVHAATLKTGEPVVVKVQRPRVATIIQTDLNLLMELAERLENRDPEMHLFKPTELVREFSRSVRKEIDFTIEAANTDAFYYRFSESPKVKIPKVYWEFTNRRVLTLERIDGVPIDAIVQLDEMGFNRVELAEVLVELFYTQVLSDGFFHADPHPGNVFVLEDGKIGLVDFGMVGRISDDMLRHICNWLSAVLTKDADAVVRSYIRMGILGDETDIAALKLEMNDFLQRYFNMPPSRLRLGELIHEVFNASLRHQIHTPPAFLMLGKTVATMESVVMKLNPDFDILKFSQPYITQFIVQNVGTKRWERQLADSVEDFTELARDMPLQLRRILQKLQRGSLKFELEHLSLEAVIKAFDRVINRIAFSVIIASLIVGSSIILQGVGLWEWKFFLGIMGYLTATFFGFGLVISILRSGRF from the coding sequence ATGCGCATTCTGAACCTGAACCGTAAACTTAAAAGCGCGAAACGCTTACCTGAGATTGTTAGTGTCTTCGCAAGACACGGCTTTGGACATATTATCTCTCAAATCTTTGAGCGAGGTCGGACGACTCGTTTTAGGTTCAAAAAGGTGCTGGTACCAAAGGTGAGGGACGACGCGCATCCTCAGAAAAAACCGAAATGGTGGCACCTCGGAAGAAAGAAAAAAGGTTCAGATCACAGCCCTTCGGCGACACTGCTATCCGTTCCAGAACGGTTAAGGCTCGCGTTTGAAGAGTTGGGACCCACATTTATTAAATTAGGACAGGTCCTTAGTACACGGGTGGACATCCTCTCTGAACTCGTTGGGCAAGAGGAGGCATTAACATGGATTACCGAATTTCAGAAACTGCAGCAACACGCCCAACCGTTTGATTTCTCAGAGGTTCGCACCACCATCGAAACAGAATTCAAACGACCGCTTGAGGAGGTTTTCGGGACATACGAACAGCATCCGTTTGCGGCGGCTTCAATTGCCCAGGTGCACGCGGCAACATTAAAAACAGGCGAACCGGTAGTTGTTAAAGTCCAACGTCCGCGCGTCGCAACGATTATTCAGACCGACCTCAACCTCTTGATGGAGTTAGCAGAACGGCTTGAGAATCGGGACCCGGAGATGCATCTCTTCAAACCGACTGAACTTGTTCGTGAATTTTCGCGTTCTGTCCGGAAAGAAATCGATTTTACAATCGAAGCGGCAAATACTGATGCTTTCTATTATAGGTTTTCGGAGTCACCGAAAGTGAAGATCCCGAAAGTTTATTGGGAATTCACGAACCGTCGTGTCTTGACGTTGGAACGCATTGACGGTGTACCGATTGACGCGATTGTCCAATTAGACGAGATGGGATTTAACCGCGTGGAACTCGCTGAAGTGCTTGTGGAACTATTCTACACACAAGTACTGAGCGATGGATTTTTCCACGCGGATCCGCATCCGGGGAACGTTTTCGTCTTAGAAGATGGCAAGATCGGCTTAGTAGACTTTGGCATGGTGGGTAGGATAAGCGACGATATGTTACGGCACATCTGCAATTGGCTCAGTGCTGTGTTAACCAAAGATGCAGATGCTGTCGTCAGGAGTTACATTCGGATGGGGATCCTTGGTGATGAGACAGACATAGCGGCATTGAAGTTGGAAATGAACGATTTTTTACAACGTTACTTCAATATGCCGCCGAGTCGGCTCCGCCTCGGTGAACTGATCCACGAAGTCTTTAATGCATCACTACGTCATCAAATTCATACACCGCCAGCATTCTTAATGCTCGGCAAAACGGTAGCGACAATGGAATCGGTTGTGATGAAACTGAACCCAGATTTTGATATTTTGAAATTCAGCCAACCGTATATCACACAATTCATTGTCCAAAATGTTGGAACCAAACGCTGGGAACGGCAGCTCGCGGATTCCGTGGAAGATTTCACGGAACTGGCACGTGATATGCCACTCCAATTACGTCGTATCCTACAAAAATTACAACGCGGCTCTCTCAAATTTGAGTTAGAGCATCTGAGTCTTGAAGCAGTAATTAAGGCATTTGACCGTGTTATCAACCGAATTGCCTTTAGCGTGATCATCGCCTCCCTAATTGTTGGTTCATCAATTATCCTACAAGGTGTGGGGCTTTGGGAATGGAAGTTCTTTCTCGGTATTATGGGTTACTTAACTGCAACGTTCTTCGGATTCGGATTGGTAATCTCTATCTTACGTTCAGGTCGCTTCTAA
- the ruvX gene encoding Holliday junction resolvase RuvX, giving the protein MSNSQLANYNYQQAMENKKGTVMAVLLGLDIGDIRIGVALSDELGVAAHPLCTLTRKNRKVDLIAISDLISIHKVERVIIGLPLSLDGSMGPQAEKVQKFAQRLEGVINIPIEFQDERFTTAEAEEILRELNKDTKEQKELIDEVAAVIILTDYLNQDRETASTASINDTNA; this is encoded by the coding sequence ATGTCCAACAGCCAATTAGCCAACTATAACTATCAACAGGCGATGGAAAACAAAAAGGGAACCGTTATGGCAGTTTTACTCGGATTAGATATTGGCGATATACGCATTGGCGTTGCCCTCAGCGATGAACTCGGTGTTGCAGCACATCCGCTGTGTACGCTGACCCGGAAAAATCGGAAGGTCGATCTGATTGCTATCTCAGACCTTATTTCCATCCACAAGGTAGAACGTGTTATTATCGGATTACCTCTCTCACTCGATGGTTCGATGGGTCCACAAGCGGAAAAAGTTCAGAAGTTTGCGCAACGTTTAGAGGGTGTCATCAACATCCCGATTGAATTTCAGGATGAACGCTTTACAACTGCTGAGGCTGAAGAGATTTTGCGAGAACTTAACAAAGACACAAAAGAACAGAAAGAACTCATTGACGAGGTCGCAGCAGTGATCATTCTCACTGACTATCTGAACCAGGATCGTGAGACTGCATCTACAGCATCCATTAATGATACTAATGCTTGA
- the mltG gene encoding endolytic transglycosylase MltG, with translation MGSRKKKRIIKISILTFCGLGTLCLICVSIAVFLMSPPTSSEEIVNFEVPIGSSSRSIAKRLLEQKLIRNEYAFRIIVRHRGTGRRLRAGTYALRRNMALWHIVDEFEKGQVTLVSLTVPEGLTTSAIAQLWETTGFGTAAAFLEATESPGLLKQYGLEDKTVEGYLFPNTYKFAKGTTVEKAVGMMLNEFQQRWTETFDEEAQNLGLTQHEIVTLASVIEKEAQSKSERPRIASVFHNRLKRKWRLQADPTVLYALGNPKRLLTRADLSVDSPYNTYKHRGLPPGPIANPGIDSLKAALRPEKTDYFYFVAIGEGKHHFSKTLSEHNRMIRKIRRASRER, from the coding sequence ATGGGGTCAAGAAAAAAAAAGCGAATAATTAAGATAAGCATATTGACATTCTGCGGTCTCGGCACGCTCTGTCTCATCTGCGTATCAATTGCGGTATTCCTAATGTCACCTCCCACCTCTTCGGAAGAGATTGTTAACTTTGAGGTGCCCATTGGAAGTAGTTCGCGATCAATTGCAAAGCGACTCCTCGAACAAAAGTTAATTCGGAATGAATATGCGTTTCGTATAATCGTCCGACATAGGGGAACCGGTAGACGTTTACGCGCAGGCACTTATGCGTTGCGACGAAATATGGCGTTGTGGCACATCGTTGATGAATTTGAAAAAGGACAGGTTACGCTCGTTAGTTTGACAGTTCCAGAGGGTTTAACGACATCTGCCATCGCCCAACTTTGGGAAACAACAGGTTTCGGCACAGCTGCGGCATTTCTGGAAGCCACCGAATCGCCTGGTCTGTTGAAACAGTATGGACTCGAAGATAAGACCGTAGAGGGTTACCTTTTCCCGAATACGTACAAATTCGCGAAAGGGACAACGGTTGAAAAGGCTGTTGGGATGATGCTCAACGAATTCCAACAGCGGTGGACCGAAACATTTGATGAAGAGGCACAAAACTTAGGGCTTACACAGCACGAAATCGTGACGCTTGCTTCCGTGATCGAAAAGGAAGCGCAATCTAAATCGGAACGCCCTCGGATCGCGAGTGTCTTCCATAATCGACTTAAACGAAAATGGCGGCTTCAGGCGGATCCAACAGTGCTGTACGCTTTAGGAAATCCAAAACGACTCTTAACGAGAGCAGATTTGAGTGTTGACTCGCCTTATAATACATATAAACATAGGGGGTTACCACCGGGCCCTATTGCCAATCCGGGCATTGATTCACTGAAGGCGGCACTCCGCCCCGAAAAAACAGACTATTTTTATTTCGTGGCAATAGGCGAAGGAAAACACCACTTCTCAAAGACACTTTCAGAACATAACAGGATGATACGAAAAATTCGGCGTGCCTCTCGTGAACGTTAG